In the Salmo trutta chromosome 33, fSalTru1.1, whole genome shotgun sequence genome, one interval contains:
- the LOC115172447 gene encoding lysocardiolipin acyltransferase 1, with the protein MAVSVRGLYFVVTLFLGSFFGSIFMLGPVLPLMLLSPSWYRWITDRIVATWLTLPVALLELVFGVKVVITGDGFIPGERSVIIMNHRTRLDWMFLWCCLLRYSYLRLEKICLKAALKVVPGFGWAMQVACFIFIKRRWEEDRSHMENMLEYFCDIREPLQLLLFPEGTDLTDYTRARSDEFAEKNGLPKFEYVLHPRTTGFTFIVDTLRKGDNLDAVHDITVAYPKNIPQTERHLILGQFPREIHFHVRRYEASTLPTSPSALQAWTQERWAEKEVRLRDFYTAEPRGFDREGMCRVPPCKTELRVALIKAASLFYWSSFIALSFAGLWLWAPLRLYFLVMMGVYFGQQKLIGGLELLELACHRYWKSVTGDEKEKVVDGKKE; encoded by the exons ATGGCAGTGTCTGTGCGTGGGCTGTACTTTGTGGTGACCCTGTTTCTGGGCAGTTTCTTTGGCAGCATCTTCATGTTGGGCCCTGTGCTACCTCTAATGCTGCTGTCACCCTCCTGGTACCGCTGGATCACAGACCGTATCGTGGCCACCTGGCTCACCCTGCCCGTG GCCCTGCTGGAGCTGGTGTTTGGGGTGAAGGTGGTGATCACGGGTGATGGCTTCATCCCAGGGGAGCGCAGTGTGATCATCATGAACCACCGGACGCGTCTGGACTGGATGTTCCTGTGGTGTTGCCTGCTGAGGTACAGCTACCTGCGACTGGAGAAAATCTGCCTCAAGGCCGCCCTCAAAGTTGTGCCAGGCTTCG GCTGGGCCATGCAGGTGGCCTGCTTCATCTTCATCAAGCGTCGGTGGGAGGAGGACCGCAGCCACATGGAGAACATGCTAGAGTACTTCTGTGACATCAGAGAGCCCCTGcagctcctcctcttccctgAGGGCACTGACCTCACCG acTACACTAGAGCAAGAAGTGATGAATTTGCGGAAAAGAACGGCCTGCCTAAGTTTGAGTATGTGCTGCACCCCCGCACCACCGGATTCACCTTCATCGTGGACACTCTCCGCAAAG GAGACAACCTGGATGCTGTCCATGACATCACCGTGGCCTACCCCAAGAACATCCCTCAGACAGAGCGCCACCTGATCCTGGGGCAGTTCCCCCGGGAGATCCACTTCCATGTGCGCCGCTACGAGGCCTCCACCCTGCCCACATCCCCTTCCGCCCTGCAAGCCTGGACTCAGGAGCGCTGGGCAGAGAAGGAGGTCCGCCTGAGGGACTTCTACACCGCTGAGCCCCGGGGCTTTGACAGGGAGGGCATGTGCCGCGTGCCCCCTTGTAAGACGGAGCTCCGTGTGGCTCTGATCAAGGCAGCATCTCTGTTCTACTGGAGCTCTTTCATAGCCTTGTCCTTCGCAGGCCTCTGGCTCTGGGCCCCGCTCCGTCTGTACTTCTTAGTGATGATGGGAGTCTACTTCGGCCAGCAGAAGCTGATAGGAGGGCTAGAACTACTGGAGCTGGCCTGTCATCGCTACTGGAAGTCTGTGACTGGGGACGAGAAGGAAAAGGTGGTGGACGGGAAGAAGGAGTGA